From bacterium, a single genomic window includes:
- the murI gene encoding glutamate racemase — MKTKINEQIIDPGAPIGIFDSGVGGLTVARAVVERLPRETLVYLGDTARVPYGGKSPATIIHYTRQALAFFAGMRVKLVVVACNTASAAALPTLAREAKLPLVGVVEPGARAAVAQTKTGVIGVIGTRTTVASGSYEEAIHRLRPDATVHSRPCPLFVPLAEEGWLTGPVPRWVAQSYLEPLRREGVDTLVLGCTHYPLLKDVIAQAMGERVTLVDSAEETARAVDELLDANGLANFSGSGGGHAFHATDVSETFLAIAQNFFAGPVGELKIVDLESFS; from the coding sequence GTGAAAACTAAGATAAACGAACAAATTATCGATCCCGGCGCACCCATCGGCATTTTCGACTCCGGCGTCGGCGGGTTGACCGTGGCCCGGGCGGTGGTCGAGCGCCTGCCCCGCGAAACCCTGGTGTACCTGGGCGACACGGCGCGGGTGCCCTACGGCGGCAAATCCCCGGCCACCATCATCCACTACACGCGCCAGGCCCTGGCCTTCTTCGCCGGTATGCGGGTCAAGCTCGTGGTGGTCGCCTGCAACACGGCCAGCGCCGCGGCGCTGCCCACACTCGCGCGAGAGGCGAAGCTACCCCTGGTGGGGGTGGTGGAGCCCGGGGCTCGGGCCGCCGTCGCCCAGACGAAAACCGGCGTCATCGGCGTCATCGGAACGCGCACCACCGTCGCCAGCGGCAGCTACGAGGAGGCCATCCACCGCCTGAGGCCGGACGCGACGGTCCATTCGCGCCCCTGCCCCCTCTTCGTCCCCCTGGCCGAGGAGGGCTGGCTGACCGGCCCCGTCCCGCGCTGGGTCGCCCAAAGTTACCTGGAGCCGCTCCGCCGCGAGGGCGTGGACACCCTGGTCCTCGGCTGCACCCACTACCCGCTGTTGAAGGACGTCATCGCCCAGGCCATGGGCGAGAGGGTGACGCTGGTGGACTCGGCCGAGGAGACGGCCCGCGCCGTGGACGAGCTCTTGGACGCCAACGGGCTGGCCAACTTCTCCGGCTCCGGCGGCGGTCACGCCTTCCACGCCACCGACGTTTCGGAGACCTTCCTCGCCATCGCACAGAACTTCTTCGCGGGGCCGGTGGGGGAGCTGAAAATCGTGGACCTGGAGAGCTTTTCCTGA
- a CDS encoding type II toxin-antitoxin system antitoxin SocA domain-containing protein — MATVFDAAAYILRKTGEITTMRLQKLAYYCQAWSLVWDDAPLFNERIEAWTFGPVIPNLYKRHKGMFVIKECLDGNTINLSSIQKETIDAVLSFYGKKHTQWLVDLSHSEDPWKKAREGLAPTEHSNNEITLESMKEYYTRISLK, encoded by the coding sequence TTGGCTACAGTATTCGATGCGGCAGCTTATATTCTACGCAAGACTGGTGAAATCACCACGATGCGCTTACAAAAGCTCGCCTATTACTGCCAAGCATGGTCGCTAGTCTGGGATGATGCGCCTCTTTTTAATGAGCGCATCGAAGCGTGGACTTTTGGCCCTGTCATTCCCAACTTATATAAAAGGCATAAGGGTATGTTTGTCATTAAGGAATGCTTGGATGGTAATACAATCAATTTATCAAGCATTCAGAAAGAAACTATTGATGCGGTTCTTTCTTTCTACGGTAAGAAACACACCCAGTGGCTTGTTGATTTGAGTCATTCAGAGGACCCGTGGAAAAAGGCCCGTGAAGGCTTAGCACCCACAGAACACTCTAACAACGAGATAACATTAGAATCCATGAAGGAATATTATACGAGGATATCACTTAAATAA